The following nucleotide sequence is from Aspergillus luchuensis IFO 4308 DNA, chromosome 1, nearly complete sequence.
TAGCAgcctccccatccatcctgtGTAAGATGCAAAACTCCGGACACCTCGCTCCAGCGACAGCAGTCCTGTCAGTATCCGCGCTGGCGCATGATACGGGTTCGTCTCTGCGGTGGTCGTGTCATCAATCCCACACAGATCAGCTAGCCCTGGATGAATAGCCACCCGTCCAGGACGCTCATCCTCAAAGAGATCCACCGTCTCATTTTGAGACTTCATGAATACCTCCCACCACATGCTGCCAGCTTTCCACTGCGCCGTAGCCATGATCAGATGGCGTAACCCCCCTTGCAAGGTCAGCCAGCTCAGGGAGGCAATATCGTCTGAGAAGACGAACGAGCTGAGGGGGTCGTATTCGTCTAAAGAAAAGGAACGAATAGTCAACAGCAAACACGCAGAGATAAGACTATCCGTGTTCTTCGGGCCGATGGTGGTAACTTCCCGAGAGTACTGAGTAATGGCCTGCTGCCAGTGGTAAGTTTCCGTGAAGGTATAGACACGACCATCCGAAGCCAGATGCCGGATGTGCGAAGTGGCTGCTGCGATAATAGTGTGCAGTAGAAAGGGTGACTATGCTGTCAGTAACAGTACACCCGAGTAAGATGAAGTCCAGCATACATTAAACCCTAGCTGAATGATCTTCGCCTGCATAGCGGATTGAGCGCCTTTCGGCCCGAGCGCCGGATTTGTtaggccatggtggaagtgCTGCAATGCCTGCACGACGGGCAATGGGCCGCTTTTTGAATCCAACTGCAGTATctcgttgatcttcttggtcACGGTATCCACCGACATGCAGTACGCTTTTGAATCGGGCGGACTCGCAAGGAAGACGCTGACGCTGTCTTTGTCTTTGGTCTCGGGCTCATAGCTGCAGTCGAACCCGAGTTTCTGGCATCGGTGGCAGGATGGTTTTACCTCGTCGCACTGTCGTAAAGAGTGATACGATTAGAAAGGGAGCTAACCAGAAGAGTAAGGCGAATACCTTGACCCGTCGCTGCTTGCAAACGAGGCAGCCAGCGCGGGATTTGCGATGCGGGCGCCGGGGATGATAAGTACGGGGAGAAGGACGAAATTGGAGGACAGACTGCATGGCAGCCACCAAAGTTGCTAATCCTTGCTACGTTCCATGAAGGTGCATAGCTTGCACTTATGCAATGTTGATAAGTGAAGAGAACAAGACAGTAAGACAGATAGACTCATGACATATGACGATGAGAGCAGCCAGCCTCGCGGGAGTGC
It contains:
- a CDS encoding Zn(II)2Cys6 transcription factor domain-containing protein (COG:K;~EggNog:ENOG410PU72;~InterPro:IPR036864,IPR001138;~PFAM:PF00172;~TransMembrane:1 (o344-363i);~go_function: GO:0000981 - DNA-binding transcription factor activity, RNA polymerase II-specific [Evidence IEA];~go_function: GO:0008270 - zinc ion binding [Evidence IEA];~go_process: GO:0006355 - regulation of transcription, DNA-templated [Evidence IEA]); amino-acid sequence: MQSVLQFRPSPRTYHPRRPHRKSRAGCLVCKQRRVKCDEVKPSCHRCQKLGFDCSYEPETKDKDSVSVFLASPPDSKAYCMSVDTVTKKINEILQLDSKSGPLPVVQALQHFHHGLTNPALGPKGAQSAMQAKIIQLGFNSPFLLHTIIAAATSHIRHLASDGRVYTFTETYHWQQAITQYSREVTTIGPKNTDSLISACLLLTIRSFSLDEYDPLSSFVFSDDIASLSWLTLQGGLRHLIMATAQWKAGSMWWEVFMKSQNETVDLFEDERPGRVAIHPGLADLCGIDDTTTAETNPYHAPARILTGLLSLERGVRSFASYTGWMGRLLPQFFARLMEKDPPALILLSWWLGLMYGTNMYWVETRARSEITAITWYLGEGWDEFMKFPTECIEDYENACIPG